The Engystomops pustulosus chromosome 3, aEngPut4.maternal, whole genome shotgun sequence region CTTCCAGGGAGGCTTGCTTTGCTCGGCTTCCAAGAAGGGGGCGGAGCTATGCAAATCTTCCCAGCAGAGTTTCTTCTCGAGGTGCTTGTTCTTCTCTGGTTCTCTTCAGGTGAGTCTAGATCTAAGCGAGTGCTTGCTCtgtgttcttaaaagaacaacacTGCGCATAATCTGCAGAAATCCTCCAGTCTtcaaggcgaaagatttttgcgttttgaagaagaaccagagttggtgattgaaggctagagggcgccaccgccggccccagcccccgcccaggcccaggctggcttagggagagagccgtcagcacgggcgggggaggggaagcaggtggcccccccgccggcggaactcctagcagctttccaagcccagctcagctttcctggaaggaaagcggccagagcgagtgaggggaagaaagacaagtgggggaacaggaaaccccccagaattcagggttccttcggccgcatttgcatgtatgcaagccagagccagctcccaccagtctcagcggggaggaagcagaaaccacaatcatccctttgtttgatccggccaccccggatcatgcgctttgccgcggcggaccctgtccccgcagggttgacgacgtttcggagggaaaacccggcgccgcgcgcggcaagaggtcgccgccctgatgctggcgggccccgtgtcccgcctgcccggccccgggaagcgggcctgctctcaagccggacttatgcctggcgtgcccctgacagtgcccgcactgtaagtacaaagacagagtcacctgctcctgccggcgtcgtcgtcgtcgtcgtcgtcttcttcttcggcggcggcggcaaaaaaggagaagtggggatgagtaggcgggaggcttacctcctttgctggataaggcagtgggcaagtgacttttaaaaaaaaaaaaaaaaaaatctgggtttttttttttttttttttttttttttgtgctgcttctgttttttccaccaggacaaggaagcttcagcgagctgaagcgtacaaaaattggtacgaaactcagttccgttcctctccacggaaatctttagtaaaaggcgaaagatttttgcgttttgaagaagaaccagagttggtgattgaaggctagagggcgccaccgccggccccagcccccgcccaggcccaggctggcttagggagagagccgtcagcacgggcgggggaggggaagcaggtggcccccccgccggcggaactcctagcagctttccaagcccagctcagctttcctggaaggaaagcggccagagcgagtgaggggaagaaagacaagtgggggaacaggaaaccccccagaattcagggttccttcggccgcatttgcatgtatgcaagccagagccagctcccaccagtctcagcggggaggaagcagaaaccacaatcatccctttgtttgatccggccaccccggatcatgcgctttgccgcggcggaccctgtccccgcagggttgacgacgtttcggagggaaaacccggcgccgcgcgcggcaagaggtcgccgccctgatgctggcgggccccgtgtcccgcctgcccggccccgggaagcgggcctgctctcaagccggacttatgcctggcgtgcccctgacagtgcccgcactgtaagtacaaagacagagtcacctgctcctgccggcgtcgtcgtcgtcgtcgtcttcttcttcggcggcggcaaaaaaggagaagtggggatgagtaggcgggaggcttacctcctttgctggataaggcagtgggcaagtgacttttaaaaaaaaaaaaaaaaaaaatctgggtttttttttttttttttttttttttttgtgctgcttctgttttttccaccaggacaaggaagcttcagcgagctgaagcgtacaaaaattggtacgaaactcagttccgttcctctccacggaaatctttagtaaaaggctttattgaatgagcataagtcaaagttacatacatttgcacagacatacagcgtatactgtgTCGCAGCACAGACCACGACAcgacatatacaataaattaagattcatacatagtgttgacagcacacaggagtataaTCCTCAACCATGGCATGAAAACACTATACTTGCACACTGCTCTCTCAATTGACCTAACTAAACACGCATTGCATTTCAATTATGGCGACGACAAAGTGTAAAAACGGAAAAGGGTGCGGGGTggaaggggaaggggtgggggtaacacttgcccgaagctttattgaaagacagacacagaagggggaaaaacaaggaagggaacctagcaaaagtccacttcctggtttgggccatttgcataatgtatgcgTGACCCAGAATCCCCTGTAAAAGTCCAAATCCAGTGGAAAGTGAGTGTTTTCTGGTATTTGCCAGATAAACACAGCCTGTAATTCCTAACACACCTAATCTAAGCAAAGTCCAGCATTTCATACAAAAGTCCTGAACTTGTGCGAAGCGTAGATGTCTTGCAAAGTCCAAAAAAGGGGCTTTTGCCTGGATTCTCCCTGAGGGAGGCGGTGGGCGCCTGGGGAGGCGATCCTAGCTCACAGCAGGGGGTCCACATCCAGCTAGGCGTTAGCCTGTCTTGCTCTTACTGTGTCCTCACAGCTAAGACATTGACTCCTGCTGAGGCACTGCAGCGTCGTCGTCGCTCGGTATACCTCAGTGGAGGGGGGAGGAGCCTCCTGTGAAGGGGGCCTCTCCTTCTTGTCAATGTCTCCCTGCTAGGGAGTAATCCAGCAGGCTGTTGAGGACAAGTCTGTAGCAATCTGGCGTCGTCAAAGCTGTCTTGTGCCAAGTGAGGAGTCTCCTGGCGTACCAGATGGCGTCCTTATAGCAATTTATAAGGAGCCAGGCGGCCTGGATGTCCTCAATGGCATGAGTGCCCTGGAACAGCCCATAAAGCACCGCGTGGTGGGTCATGGAGCTCCTTGGCACAGAGTCTTGGAAATGGGGCTCCAGGGCGTCCAACAGGCTCTGAGCAAAGGGGCACCCCCAAAACAGGTGCAGGGGAGTCTCCTCCGACCAGGGGCACCTGGGGCAATAGGGGGTGTTGCTCAGTCTCCGGGCATAGGTGAAGGCCCGCAGGGGCAGCCCCCCTTGGATGGCCATCCACGAGATGTCCTTGTGCCTGTTGAGCAGTCGGGCCCAGGACACGTTGGCCCAGACCGCCTGGGCCGTGTCCTGGGTGACTCCTGGGACAAATTCCAACAAGTCTTTGGctcggatgagcttgtgcacGGTCTTTGGTTTCCACAGGTCGGGCTTAAGTCCCTCCAGTTGGTGCTCCCTCACGAAACGGACGGCCTGGCCGTAGTACCAGGGCGCGTCCCAGTTGTAAGGGATGgagctgtcccacttgtcccagcctagccccctccagaggggcaggaggaaaaaacgggacatggactttcccgCAGACCTTGCAGAGTTCCTCAGGGTCCTGCGCACGCAGTCACAAacaaagaagatccagagcaaagtggagatgtcggggacacctttgccccccttgcttggctccttgaacatgaccgctcgcttgacccggtccatctttgagccccaaacaaaatgaaaaacggtCCTGGTAACGGCCTTGCAGACGGGGGCCGGGGGCGGCCACGCCTGAGCCGCGTACTGGAGTACgggcagcacctcgttacgcaggacgagcgtcttcccctccaaggagagctgtctgaggctccacagggtgactctggtgttgactttggccaagcgttcttgccaGGTCTTCAGGGCTGCGCCTTCCCTCCCGAACCAAACCCCCAGGACCTTCATGAAGTCCGGCTGAatggtgaaggggaagggggcagaAGAAGCAAGCTGCCAGTCTCCGAAAAGCATGGCCTCCGACTTCCCGCAGTTGACTTTTGCCCCCGAAGCCTGTCCGAACTCCTCGCAGGTCTGGACGAGCGCCGTCACAGAGCTCCGGTCGGAGCAGAAGACGGTCACGTCGTCCATGTACAGCGAGCACTTGACCTCGTCGCGCCCTggtcccggtgcggtgatccctctgatccCTTGGTTCTGCCGGATAGACTCTGCGAACAGCTCTATAACGCAAACAAAAAGAAGGGGTGAAAGAGGGCAGCCTTGCCTGACCCCCGAAAGCACAGGGAAGGGGTcagtcttccagccgttcaccaacACCGAGCTGTGGATATCAAGGTACATTAGGTCAACGTAGGAGCAGAACGTCTTACCTAACCCGAACCTGCGCAGGGCCTGGCTCATGAAGCGGTGGGAGACAcggtcgaaggccttctcctggTCCAGGCTGACCAGGGCCGCGCGGACGCGGCGGCTTCCGACGTAGTGCAAGGTGTCCCTCACCAGGGCCAGGTTGTCCGCGATCCGGCGGCCCGGAACGCCGCAGGTCTGGTCCGGGTGGACGATCTCTCCGATGACTCCTTTCAGCCTGTTGGCGAGCACCTtggccaggatcttgtagtccacgttgagCAGAGAGATGGGACGCCAGTTCCGCAGGTCGCACCTCTCTCCCTTGTGCTTGTACAAGACCGTGATCAGTCCCTGCCTCAGGGACGGCGGCATCCtaccctccaccaccatctcctcgtagagctccagcaggtccgggcagatgaggtcccccagcGCTACGTAGAGCTCGGCCGGGAGACCGTCACCGCCCGGGGTCCTGCCGGGTCTGAAGGATTtggcggcagagagcagctcggCCGCCGTCAGAGGGGCGTCCGTGGCCTCGGCACCTGCAGGATCGAGGGTGTTAGCGATACCTGACAGGAACCTCTCGGCGGCTTCGTCGTCCGTGGGCTTGCGGGAGTAGAGGTCGCCGTAGAAGTCGCTGACGACTCCCATGACGGCGTTCTTCCCCCTCTGCACGCATCCGCTTTCGTCACGTAGTTCGTTCAGGGGCGTGTGGCCGgcgtggactttcctgaaaaagaaagagttacacttctcacccttctccaggttgtccactttggcacgaaagatgattcgcctggattcctcctcaaagtgCCTCTTCAGGCccttcttggtgtcctccagctcctctctgacGTCCCAACCGCAGCGCTGGAGGTCCTGCAGGGATCTCAGCTGGCGCTGGAGGTCTCTGAGGCCCCTCTTGGCCGCGGCCGCCTGCCGCctgcctttgtcctgaaagaaagAACGGATTTCAACTTTAGCGTATTCCCACCATTCGCTTACAGTTTCAAACAAACATTTGTCGTTTCTCAGGACCATGTAGATGTCCCTCAGCTCCGCCTGCACTCCCTCCTCAGCCAGCAGGGCGCAGTTCAGCTTCCAGGAGCCCGGGCCCGGCGGGAAGCCGTGGCCCAGGGCGCACCTTACCTGCACCGCCCTGTGGTCGGAGAAGAAGCAGGGGACCGTGGAGGACCCGCACTGCCTGATCGCCTTGGAGGTGAACACAAAGTCAATCCTAGAACGGGAAGCGCCGTCGGGGCTGCTCCAAGTGTAATTCACGGAGCCGGCCCCGACGGCGTCCCTCAGGGATGCTTCCGTCACTACCTCTATCAGCAGCTTGGATGTGGCGTCCAGCTTGCGCCACTCTTCCTCTATGACGCAGTTGAAGTCGCCGGCCaacaccactgccctagtggtgGCGAGTTGCGGCCTGAGGTTCTGGAAAAGCTCCAGTCGCTCACCCCTGTCAGGGGAAGCGTACACGCTGATGAGCCGCACGGGCTCACCCGCCCAGGAGCCGTCCACGACCAGAAGTCGGCCGCAGACTAGCTCCTGGACGGAATCAAGCGTGAAAGCGCTCCCCCTGAGAAGGATGGCGGTACCAGCAGACCTGCAATCGCCCCCACCGGACCAGTAGGAAGGACCGTGACTCCAGCCCCTGGCCAGATGGTCGtaggacctagaggaggggatACCACATTCCTGTAACATGTAAACATCGCACGACTGGGAGGCAAGGTAAGTTAGTGCAGTCTGACAACGAAACTTATCTCTAATGCTTCTAACATTGATGGAAAAAACGGTTAGGTTAGCCATCATGAGGGAAGAAAAAGAGGGTTAGGTTGGGACGATACCGCCTTAGTTACCTGTCCGGTCGGGCGGCTTGCCTTCGGTTCCGTCCGGAACCTTTTTGAGGTTCTCCAGCACCTCGTCCAGGTGCTGCTCCTCCGCGGTCAGGTcgatggagctggagagggggcagtgttcCCTGAAACCGGCTTCCATCTCCTCGAAGAACTCTTCCTTTTCTGCGTCCTGTTCGGCCGCCTGGGGCGGCTCCGCCGCCTCCTCCAGCGGTTTCTTGCTGGTGGAGTCGCTGACGGGGCTGTCCCTCTGTTTCCTCTTCCGCCGACTTGGCTCTGGGGAGACAGGGTTTGAGACAAGGGCCTGGGAGAGGTAGGGGAAGTTTGTCTCTGTCATGGCAAGAGGAGAGGTGGCGGGGGAGGAGGTCATTAGTGCCGCCTCTCCAAAGGAGGTGGGGATGGACTGGGGCGGGAGGGTTGCCCTAGGGGCTGGTGACAGAATTTCTGAGATGCTGGCTAGGGGGGGGATGGCAATCTCAgctggggagaggggggagggagggttaTGGGAGGTCAGGGAGGGCTGGGTGGTGGAAGGTGTCACCTTCTTTGTCTTACCAGACCTGGGTTTTGGCGCCTCCGACTGCTTGTTCGCATTCTTTGACGCCTTCTTCCTGGGCTGAGGTGTCGACACAGCGGGCGTCCGAGCTTCAAAGCCCTTGGCCGGAGCCAGTGCGGCAACGTCTGCCCAGGTCCTTTTCCTCTCTGGACAATCCTTGTAGAGATGTCCAGCTAGTCCGCAGAGGTTACAGGTTGTTCTCCTCGGGCAGTCCTTAGAGACGTGACCCGTCACCCGGCAGTTCTTGCACGCCTCCTCCTTGCAGGCCTTGATCACGTGCCCTTCTTGTCCGCATTTCCGGCAGGTCCGCGGCATGTCTGGGTAGAAAATCAGGCCGTAGGAGTTCCCCAGCGTGAAGGACTGGGGCAGGTGCTTGAGTCCGTCCTTGGCTTCCGGGTCCGGCAGGAGCCGGACGGTCGCCGTCCACTTACCCATCCAGAGGCCGTAGCAGTTCAGGATCTTGGCCGGTTCCTTCACCACTATGCAGTACCTCGAGAGGAGGGTGTTGATGTCGCTTCCGGGGGTCCGGAGGTTCCACATGGACACCGTAATCTTCCTCTCTTCCCTCTGCAGCAAGCAGTTGCCGACAAAGTTGGAGAAGGGAGAGTCCGGGGCCGCCGCCTTGATCGCTTCCCAGTACCTTCTGCAGACGTTCACCGAGATGAACGTCACGTAGAAGAGCCCGGTGACCATGGCCTGGATTCCGAAGATGTCCGAGGCTTTCACCCCCTGGTCCAGCAGCATTTTCTTGCAGAACACTTCCTTGGTCATGTCCGGCACCCTTCCGTCTACCTCCTTCAGTCGCAGCGCCACCGTGTCCCTCATGTAGGGCGGGAGCTTGGGGGGCTCCTGGCTGGTCTGCTTAGCCGCTGGGGGCTGCtgctcagaggaggaggaggcttcagggGTAGAAGCAGCTGCTGGGGCCTGGGGCTCCTCTTCCATCCTTTCTTCCTGGGTGTGCTTGGTTTTCTTCTGTTTCTTTGTTCCGGTGGCTTTGCTTGAAGAGGCCATGGCTTCTTTCAGGCTTGCTCCGGAGGTGTGAAGAACTTCCAGGGAGGCTTGCTTTGCTCGGCTTCCAAGAAGGGGGCGGAGCTATGCAAATCTTCCCAGCAGAGTTTCTTCTCGAGGTGCTTGTTCTTCTCTGGTTCTCTTCAGGTGAGTCTAGATCTAAGCGAGTGCTTGCTCtgtgttcttaaaagaacaacacTGCGCATAATCTGCAGAAATCCTCCAGTCTtcaaggcgaaagatttttgcgttttgaagaagaaccagagttggtgattgaaggctagagggcgccaccgccggccccagcccccgcccaggcccaggctggcttagggagagagccgtcagcacgggcgggggaggggaagcaggtggcccccccgccggcggaactcctagcagctttccaagcccagctcagctttcctggaaggaaagcggccagagcgagtgaggggaagaaagacaagtgggggaacaggaaaccccccagaattcagggttccttcggccgcatttgcatgtatgcaagccagagccagctcccaccagtctcagcggggaggaagcagaaaccacaatcatccctttgtttgatccggccaccccggatcatgcgctttgccgcggcggaccctgtccccgcagggttgacgacgtttcggagggaaaacccggcgccgcgcgcggcaagaggtcgccgccctgatgctggcgggccccgtgtcccgcctgcccggccccgggaagcgggcctgctctcaagccggacttatgcctggcgtgcccctgacagtgcccgcactgtaagtacaaagacagagtcacctgctcctgccggcgtcgtcgtcgtcgtcgtcgtcttcttcttcggcggcggcggcaaaaaaggagaagtggggatgagtaggcgggaggcttacctcctttgctggataaggcagtgggcaagtgacttttaaaaaaaaaaaaaaaaaaatctgggtttttttttttttttttttttttttttgtgctgcttctgttttttccaccaggacaaggaagcttcagcgagctgaagcgtacaaaaattggtacgaaactcagttccgttcctctccacggaaatctttagtaaaaggcgaaagatttttgcgttttgaagaagaaccagagttggtgattgaaggctagagggcgccaccgccggccccagcccccgcccaggcccaggctggcttagggagagagccgtcagcacgggcgggggaggggaagcaggtggcccccccgccggcggaactcctagcagctttccaagcccagctcagctttcctggaaggaaagcggccagagcgagtgaggggaagaaagacaagtgggggaacaggaaaccccccagaattcagggttccttcggccgcatttgcatgtatgcaagccagagccagctcccaccagtctcagcggggaggaagcagaaaccacaatcatccctttgtttgatccggccaccccggatcatgcgctttgccgcggcggaccctgtccccgcagggttgacgacgtttcggagggaaaacccggcgccgcgcgcggcaagaggtcgccgccctgatgctggcgggccccgtgtcccgcctgcccggccccgggaagcgggcctgctctcaagccggacttatgcctggcgtgcccctgacagtgcccgcactgtaagtacaaagacagagtcacctgctcctgccggcgtcgtcgtcgtcgtcgtcttcttcttcggcggcggcaaaaaaggagaagtggggatgagtaggcgggaggcttacctcctttgctggataaggcagtgggcaagtgacttttaaaaaaaaaaaaaaaaaaaatctgggtttttttttttttttttttttttttttgtgctgcttctgttttttccaccaggacaaggaagcttcagcgagctgaagcgtacaaaaattggtacgaaactcagttccgttcctctccacggaaatctttagtaaaaggcgaaagatttttgcgttttgaagaagaaccagagttggtgattgaaggctagagggcgccaccgccggccccagcccccgcccaggcccaggctggcttagggagagagccgtcagcacgggcgggggaggggaagcaggtggccgcccgccggccaaactccttgcagctttccaagcccagcacagcttcctggaaggaaagcggccagagcgagcgaggggaagaaagagaagtgggggaacaagaaaccccccagaattcagggttccttcggccgcatttgcatgtatgcaagccagagccagctcccaccagtctcagcggggaggaagcagaaaccacaatcatccctttgtttgatccggccaccccggatcatgcgctttgccgcagcggaccctgtccccgcagggttgacgacgtttcggagggaaaccctggcgccgcgcgcggcaagcggtcgccgccctgatgctggcgggccccggctcccgcctgccaggccccgggaagcgggcctgctttcaagccggacttatgcctggcgtgcccctgacagtgcccgcactgtaagtacaaagacagagtcacctgctcctgccggcgtcgtcgtcttcttcttcggcggcggcaacaaaggagaagtggggatgagtaggcgggaggcttacctcctttgctggataaggcagtggggaagtgacttttgaaaaaaaaaaaaaaaaaaaaaacctgggtggttttttttttttttttttttttttgtgctgcttctgttttttccaccaggacaaggaagcttcagcgagctgaagcgtacaaaaattggtacgaaactcagttccgttcctctccacggaaatctttagtaaaaggcgaaagatttttgcgttttgaagaagaaccagagttggtgattgaaggctagagggcgccaccgccggccccagcccccgcccaggcccaggctggcttagggagagagccgtcagcacgggcgggggaggggaagcaggtggccgcccgccggccaaactccttgcagctttccaagcccagcacagcttcctggaaggaaagcggccagagcgagcgaggggaagaaagagaagtgggggaacaagaaaccccccagaattcagggttccttcggccgcatttgcatgtatgcaagccagagccagctcccaccagtctcagcggggaggaagcagaaaccacaatcatccctttgtttgatccggccaccccggatcatgcgctttgccgcagcggaccctgtccccgcagggttg contains the following coding sequences:
- the LOC140122845 gene encoding uncharacterized protein, whose translation is MASSSKATGTKKQKKTKHTQEERMEEEPQAPAAASTPEASSSSEQQPPAAKQTSQEPPKLPPYMRDTVALRLKEVDGRVPDMTKEVFCKKMLLDQGVKASDIFGIQAMVTGLFYVTFISVNVCRRYWEAIKAAAPDSPFSNFVGNCLLQREERKITVSMWNLRTPGSDINTLLSRYCIVVKEPAKILNCYGLWMGKWTATVRLLPDPEAKDGLKHLPQSFTLGNSYGLIFYPDMPRTCRKCGQEGHVIKACKEEACKNCRVTGHVSKDCPRRTTCNLCGLAGHLYKDCPERKRTWADVAALAPAKGFEARTPAVSTPQPRKKASKNANKQSEAPKPRSGKTKKVTPSTTQPSLTSHNPPSPLSPAEIAIPPLASISEILSPAPRATLPPQSIPTSFGEAALMTSSPATSPLAMTETNFPYLSQALVSNPVSPEPSRRKRKQRDSPVSDSTSKKPLEEAAEPPQAAEQDAEKEEFFEEMEAGFREHCPLSSSIDLTAEEQHLDEVLENLKKVPDGTEGKPPDRTGQRQAAGGRGQEGPQRPPAPAEIPAGPPALRLGRQRGAGGHQEGKVHAGHTPLNELRDESGCVQRGKNAVMGVVSDFYGDLYSRKPTDDEAAERFLSGIANTLDPAGAEATDAPLTAAELLSAAKSFRPGRTPGGDGLPAELYGERCDLRNWRPISLLNVDYKILAKVLANRLKGVIGEIVHPDQTCGVPGRRIADNLALVRDTLHYVGSRRVRAALVSLDQEKAFDRVSHRFMSQALRRFGLGKTFCSYVDLMYLDIHSSVLVNGWKTDPFPVLSGVRQGCPLSPLLFVCVIELFAESIRQNQGIRGITAPGPGRDEVKCSLYMDDVTVFCSDRSSVTALVQTCEEFGQASGAKVNCGKSEAMLFGDWQLASSAPFPFTIQPDFMKVLGVWFGREGAALKTWQERLAKAVRFVREHQLEGLKPDLWKPKTVHKLIRAKDLLEFVPGVTQDTAQAVWANVSWARLLNRHKDISWMAIQGGLPLRAFTYARRLSNTPYCPRCPWSEETPLHLFWGCPFAQSLLDALEPHFQDSVPRSSMTHHAVLYGLFQGTHAIEDIQAAWLLINCYKDAIWYARRLLTWHKTALTTPDCYRLVLNSLLDYSLLRPLLGSRAKQASLEVLHTSGASLKEAMASSSKATGTKKQKKTKHTQEERMEEEPQAPAAASTPEASSSSEQQPPAAKQTSQEPPKLPPYMRDTVALRLKEVDGRVPDMTKEVFCKKMLLDQGVKASDIFGIQAMVTGLFYVTFISVNVCRRYWEAIKAAAPDSPFSNFVGNCLLQREERKITVSMWNLRTPGSDINTLLSRYCIVVKEPAKILNCYGLWMGKWTATVRLLPDPEAKDGLKHLPQSFTLGNSYGLIFYPDMPRTCRKCGQEGHVIKACKEEACKNCRVTGHVSKDCPRRTTCNLCGLAGHLYKDCPERKRTWADVAALAPAKGFEARTPAVSTPQPRKKASKNANKQSEAPKPRSGKTKKVTPSTTQPSLTSHNPPSPLSPAEIAIPPLASISEILSPAPRATLPPQSIPTSFGEAALMTSSPATSPLAMTETNFPYLSQALVSNPVSPEPSRRKRKQRDSPVSDSTSKKPLEEAAEPPQAAEQDAEKEEFFEEMEAGFREHCPLSSSIDLTAEEQHLDEVLENLKKVPDGTEGKPPDRTGQRQAAGGRGQEGPQRPPAPAEIPAGPPALRLGRQRGAGGHQEGPEEAL